A single genomic interval of Rhodopseudomonas palustris harbors:
- a CDS encoding ABC transporter ATP-binding protein, giving the protein MTALLRFAGVSKKFGGLLALDNVTVALQEGEIIGLIGPNGAGKTTFVNVVTGVLAPSSGTIHFRDRRIDGMRPDQVARAGIARTFQIVQPFPRLTARENVAAAALFAGGVDTPAEARRIADTHLAFCGLAREADKPAGSLTLAGRKRLELAKSLAAGPKLLLLDEVNAGLNAAEIDDALRLIAEIADRGITVLLIEHLMKVVSRSCRRLLVLHQGRLIADGATAQVMTDDGVIEAYLGRRWAEAQRGAGI; this is encoded by the coding sequence ATGACGGCGCTGCTGCGGTTCGCCGGTGTGTCGAAGAAGTTCGGCGGCTTGCTGGCGCTGGACAACGTCACGGTCGCCCTGCAGGAGGGCGAGATCATTGGCCTGATCGGTCCGAATGGCGCCGGCAAGACGACGTTCGTCAATGTCGTCACCGGTGTGCTCGCGCCGTCGTCGGGCACCATTCACTTCCGCGATCGGCGGATCGACGGGATGCGGCCGGATCAGGTAGCGCGGGCCGGGATCGCGCGCACCTTTCAGATCGTCCAGCCGTTTCCGCGTCTCACCGCGCGCGAGAACGTTGCGGCGGCGGCGCTGTTCGCGGGCGGCGTCGACACGCCCGCCGAGGCGCGCCGCATTGCGGACACGCATCTCGCATTCTGCGGTCTGGCGCGCGAAGCCGACAAGCCGGCGGGTTCGTTGACCCTTGCGGGGCGGAAGCGGCTCGAACTCGCCAAGAGCCTCGCCGCCGGGCCGAAGCTGCTGTTGCTCGACGAGGTCAACGCCGGACTGAACGCGGCCGAGATCGACGACGCCTTGCGGTTGATCGCCGAAATCGCCGACCGCGGCATCACCGTGCTGTTGATCGAGCATCTGATGAAGGTGGTGTCACGCTCGTGCCGCCGCCTGTTGGTGCTGCACCAGGGTAGGCTGATCGCCGACGGCGCGACGGCGCAGGTGATGACCGACGACGGCGTCATCGAGGCTTATCTCGGCCGGCGCTGGGCCGAAGCACAGCGGGGTGCTGGAATATGA
- the groES gene encoding co-chaperone GroES, translating to MSFRPLHDRVVIRRIEEAAKTKGGIIIPDTAKEKPQEGEIVAVGSGARDESGKLVPLDVKTGDRVLFGKWSGTEVKINGEDLLIAKESDILGVIG from the coding sequence ATGAGCTTTCGTCCGTTACACGACCGCGTCGTCATCCGCCGTATCGAAGAAGCAGCCAAGACCAAGGGCGGCATCATCATCCCGGACACTGCGAAAGAAAAGCCGCAGGAGGGCGAGATCGTCGCCGTCGGAAGCGGCGCTCGCGACGAAAGCGGCAAGCTCGTGCCGCTCGACGTCAAGACCGGCGATCGCGTGTTGTTCGGCAAGTGGTCGGGCACCGAGGTGAAAATCAACGGCGAGGACCTACTGATCGCCAAGGAGTCCGACATCCTCGGCGTGATCGGCTGA
- a CDS encoding 2-hydroxychromene-2-carboxylate isomerase, which translates to MTRERPQVEYFFSFISLWSYVGSLVFQDIVRRHDLQVVYKPIDLMAIFAAGGGKPVRQRPLQRQAYRLVEMERWKAIRGIPLVTWPKFYPADPSLGHRLLLAAIEEGSDVSAFVHAGLKAVWADELNIEDPNTLIELADRSGLDGGRLLARAADPELIACEARLSTEAVDRRLFGAPFYFYRGEPFWGQDRLDLLERAIASGRPPILPPAGI; encoded by the coding sequence ATGACGCGCGAACGACCGCAGGTCGAATACTTCTTCAGCTTCATTTCACTCTGGTCCTATGTCGGCAGCCTGGTGTTCCAAGACATCGTCCGCCGCCACGACCTGCAGGTCGTCTACAAGCCGATCGATCTGATGGCGATCTTTGCCGCCGGCGGCGGCAAGCCGGTGCGACAGCGGCCGCTGCAGCGGCAGGCTTATCGGCTGGTGGAGATGGAGCGCTGGAAAGCGATCCGCGGCATTCCGCTGGTGACCTGGCCGAAATTCTATCCGGCCGACCCGTCTCTCGGACATCGCCTGCTGCTCGCCGCAATCGAGGAGGGCTCCGACGTCTCCGCCTTCGTGCATGCCGGGCTGAAGGCGGTGTGGGCGGATGAGCTGAACATCGAGGATCCGAACACGTTGATCGAACTGGCCGACCGCAGCGGCCTCGATGGCGGTCGCCTGCTGGCGCGCGCGGCTGATCCAGAGCTGATCGCGTGCGAAGCCCGACTGAGCACGGAGGCGGTCGACCGCCGTTTGTTCGGCGCGCCGTTCTATTTCTACCGGGGCGAGCCGTTCTGGGGGCAGGACCGGCTCGATCTACTGGAGCGGGCGATCGCGTCCGGCCGGCCGCCGATCCTCCCTCCTGCGGGGATCTGA
- a CDS encoding ABC transporter ATP-binding protein, with product MTAPLLQVSDLAVGYGDVQVVWQVDLTVEQGRVVALVGSNGAGKTTLLRAISGLLPTRHGSITVAGERLEAARPTDFVRRGIVHVPEGRRLFAGLSVFDNLMLGAYLRNDKAAVFADLERIFTLFPRLRERRRQDASTLSGGEQQMCAIGRGLMAAPKLLLIDELSLGLSPLVVDELIAALRRVNAEGTSLLVVEQDVATALEFADDAYVIDQGRTAASGPAASIATDPSIRAAYLGL from the coding sequence ATGACCGCGCCATTGCTGCAGGTCAGCGACCTTGCGGTCGGTTACGGCGACGTCCAGGTGGTCTGGCAGGTCGATCTGACGGTCGAGCAAGGCCGCGTGGTGGCGCTCGTCGGTTCCAATGGCGCGGGCAAAACCACACTGCTGCGCGCCATCTCGGGGCTGCTACCGACTCGGCACGGCAGCATCACGGTTGCCGGCGAGCGCCTGGAGGCGGCGCGTCCAACTGACTTTGTTCGCCGCGGCATCGTCCACGTTCCGGAAGGCCGGCGACTGTTCGCCGGCTTGTCGGTGTTCGACAATTTGATGCTGGGGGCTTATCTGCGCAACGACAAGGCCGCCGTCTTCGCCGATCTCGAGCGGATCTTTACGTTGTTTCCAAGGCTGCGCGAGCGACGCAGACAGGACGCCTCGACGTTGTCCGGCGGCGAGCAGCAGATGTGCGCGATCGGGCGTGGCCTGATGGCGGCTCCGAAGCTGCTGTTGATTGACGAATTGTCGCTGGGGCTGTCGCCGTTGGTCGTCGACGAACTGATCGCGGCGCTGCGACGCGTGAACGCCGAGGGCACCAGCCTTCTGGTCGTCGAGCAGGACGTGGCGACCGCCCTCGAATTTGCAGATGATGCCTATGTCATCGACCAGGGCCGCACGGCCGCGTCAGGCCCTGCCGCCAGCATCGCCACGGATCCGTCGATCCGCGCCGCTTATCTCGGCCTCTGA
- a CDS encoding branched-chain amino acid ABC transporter permease encodes MLRLASTAAMYATLAVAWNIVGGFCGYPSFATAAFFGLGAYVGGVSLSHGVPLYVAWIGAGLATATFAAALGLAILHLRGHYFAIGSLVIADVLREITTTWTSLTGGGMGLNVPLLAGGPEVQARLVLTAMLAVAIAAWLTSLWIARARLGVALRCIEQNEDAAQVIGVDTSAAKIAAFTISSLFVGTVGAIYASWVNYIDPTDVYDVSLSVKPIIMAMLGGVGTLGGPVIGAIAFLGLEELIWRNSLEFHAGILGLLVVALVLFLPGGLRDLQGRGAWHWLTAVIRRRPR; translated from the coding sequence TTGCTGCGGCTGGCCTCGACCGCCGCGATGTACGCAACGCTCGCCGTCGCCTGGAATATCGTCGGCGGTTTCTGCGGTTATCCGTCGTTTGCCACGGCAGCATTCTTCGGATTGGGCGCCTATGTGGGCGGCGTATCTCTTTCGCACGGAGTCCCGCTGTATGTTGCATGGATCGGGGCTGGTCTGGCGACTGCGACGTTCGCCGCCGCATTGGGATTGGCTATCCTTCATCTGCGTGGCCACTATTTCGCGATCGGCAGCCTGGTGATTGCCGACGTGCTGCGGGAAATCACGACCACTTGGACGTCGCTGACCGGTGGCGGCATGGGGTTGAATGTGCCGTTGCTCGCGGGCGGCCCGGAGGTGCAGGCGCGGCTGGTGCTGACCGCGATGCTTGCCGTCGCAATCGCAGCATGGCTGACCTCGCTGTGGATCGCGCGCGCGCGGCTCGGCGTCGCTCTCCGTTGCATCGAGCAGAACGAGGACGCCGCACAAGTCATCGGCGTCGACACGAGCGCAGCGAAGATCGCGGCGTTCACGATCTCCAGCCTGTTTGTCGGAACGGTCGGGGCGATCTACGCATCCTGGGTCAACTATATCGATCCTACCGACGTTTATGACGTCTCGCTGTCGGTGAAGCCGATCATCATGGCGATGCTCGGCGGCGTCGGAACACTCGGTGGTCCGGTGATCGGCGCGATCGCCTTCCTCGGGCTAGAAGAACTGATCTGGCGCAACAGCCTGGAGTTTCACGCCGGCATTCTCGGGCTTCTGGTTGTCGCGCTGGTGCTGTTCCTGCCGGGCGGCCTGCGGGACCTGCAGGGACGGGGCGCTTGGCATTGGCTCACCGCGGTTATCCGGAGGAGGCCCCGATGA
- a CDS encoding nitroreductase family protein yields MSNNGQRVPHHSVSDVFPNRWSPRSFTGEPIADDELSRLFEAARWAPSSYNSQPWRFLYAKRDSSDFDRFLGLLYERNQSWAKNASALVILVSKTTVRPPGSDVEVPSRTHAFDAGAAWAYLALEASLAGWSAHGIGGFDIERAASELKVPDDHEVQIAIAIGRRGERDALPEAFRPLEQPNARLPVSETTRAGSFLG; encoded by the coding sequence ATGAGCAACAACGGCCAAAGAGTCCCTCATCACTCGGTCTCAGACGTATTTCCCAATCGCTGGTCGCCCCGTTCCTTTACTGGAGAACCGATCGCGGACGACGAGCTCAGCCGCCTGTTCGAGGCGGCGCGCTGGGCGCCGTCGTCCTACAACTCGCAGCCCTGGCGTTTCCTCTACGCAAAGCGCGACAGTTCGGACTTCGATCGCTTCCTCGGGCTTCTTTACGAACGAAACCAAAGCTGGGCCAAGAATGCGTCCGCACTCGTGATCCTGGTTTCGAAGACGACGGTACGCCCGCCGGGCTCCGATGTGGAGGTTCCCAGCCGCACCCATGCGTTCGATGCCGGCGCAGCGTGGGCCTACCTTGCGCTTGAGGCGTCACTGGCCGGATGGTCGGCGCACGGCATCGGCGGCTTCGATATCGAACGGGCCGCATCGGAGCTGAAGGTGCCGGACGATCATGAGGTGCAGATCGCCATCGCGATCGGCCGACGCGGCGAGCGCGACGCCCTTCCCGAGGCGTTTCGTCCGCTCGAGCAGCCGAACGCACGGCTGCCGGTTTCCGAAACCACCAGAGCCGGCAGCTTCCTGGGGTAG
- a CDS encoding branched-chain amino acid ABC transporter permease, which translates to MLWIQVLVNGLALGGLYACIAAGFSLVWGVLNIINILHGSLIVLGGYLAFFAHQQFGVSPFVLAPFAGAATFLIGFALQRFVVNPVMGRPVLITLVLTFGLNLFLDNAMLATFKADYRKINLQPPLGVAEFGNIIVPIDRIYATAEGLALVGALWLLLRFTQLGRAIVAVRMDRDAAALMGINVSWTYAIAFGLGTFMAGASGALLAAIFPISPVSSSGYLGKAFVICVLGGLGSIPGVVLGGFVLGVIESFGALALGPENALTISFVLLLILLVVKPTGLLGRKGFA; encoded by the coding sequence ATGCTTTGGATTCAGGTGCTAGTGAACGGGCTCGCCCTCGGTGGCCTGTACGCCTGCATTGCGGCCGGATTTTCCCTGGTCTGGGGTGTTCTCAATATCATCAACATCCTCCACGGTTCGTTGATCGTGCTCGGCGGCTACCTGGCGTTCTTCGCTCATCAGCAATTCGGCGTCAGCCCGTTCGTGCTGGCGCCGTTCGCCGGCGCGGCGACCTTCCTGATCGGTTTCGCCCTCCAGCGTTTCGTCGTGAACCCGGTGATGGGCAGGCCGGTGCTGATCACGCTGGTGCTGACCTTCGGCCTCAATCTGTTTCTCGACAACGCCATGCTGGCGACGTTCAAGGCCGACTATCGCAAGATCAACCTGCAGCCGCCGCTCGGCGTGGCTGAATTCGGCAATATCATCGTTCCGATCGACCGCATCTATGCAACGGCGGAGGGGCTGGCGCTGGTCGGCGCGCTTTGGCTGCTGCTGCGCTTCACCCAGCTCGGGCGCGCGATCGTCGCGGTGAGAATGGACCGTGATGCGGCAGCGCTGATGGGCATCAACGTGTCGTGGACCTACGCGATCGCCTTCGGTCTGGGCACCTTCATGGCCGGTGCTTCGGGGGCGCTGCTGGCCGCGATCTTCCCGATCTCACCGGTGTCCTCGAGCGGCTATTTGGGCAAAGCCTTCGTGATCTGCGTGCTGGGCGGCCTCGGCAGCATTCCCGGGGTGGTGCTGGGTGGATTCGTCCTCGGCGTAATCGAGAGTTTCGGCGCGCTGGCGCTCGGGCCTGAGAATGCGCTGACGATTTCCTTCGTGCTGCTGCTGATCCTGCTGGTCGTGAAGCCGACGGGGCTGCTGGGTCGGAAGGGCTTCGCCTGA
- the groL gene encoding chaperonin GroEL (60 kDa chaperone family; promotes refolding of misfolded polypeptides especially under stressful conditions; forms two stacked rings of heptamers to form a barrel-shaped 14mer; ends can be capped by GroES; misfolded proteins enter the barrel where they are refolded when GroES binds) — protein sequence MPAKDVKFSTDARERLLRGVDTLANAVKVTLGPKGRNVVIEKSFGAPRITKDGVTVAKEIELEDKYENLGAQLLREVASKTNDLAGDGTTTATVLAQAIVREGAKAVAASLNPLDLKRGIDLAVAEAVKDIEKRAKQVQSSEEVAQVGTISANGDASVGRIIATAVRKVGNDGVITVEEAKSLETELDVVEGLQFDRGYLSPYFVTNADKLLVEFEEPYILIHEKKLTSLQPLLPILESVVQTGKPLLIVAEDVEGEALATLVVNKLRGGLKIAAVKAPGFGDRRKAQLEDIAILTGGQTISEDLGIKLEKVTLAQLGRAKRVRIDKENTTIVSGSGKKKDIDARIAQIKAQVDETTSDYDREKLQERLAKLAGGVAVIRVGGATEVEVKERKDRVDDALNATRAAIAEGIVPGGGVALLRAKAAVAKLRQPNADVQAGIQIVLKALEAPVRQIAENAGVEGSIIVGKILENRSQTFGFDAQTEQYVDLIEAGIVDPAKVVRTALQDAASIASLIVTTEALVAEIPKDKPGFATAPGGAEF from the coding sequence ATGCCAGCCAAGGACGTCAAATTCTCCACCGATGCCCGCGAACGACTTCTGCGCGGGGTCGATACTCTCGCCAACGCGGTCAAGGTCACGCTCGGTCCGAAGGGGCGCAACGTCGTAATTGAAAAGTCGTTCGGTGCACCGCGCATCACCAAGGACGGCGTCACAGTTGCCAAGGAGATCGAGCTCGAGGACAAGTACGAGAATCTCGGCGCGCAGTTGCTACGTGAGGTTGCCTCGAAGACTAACGACCTCGCCGGCGACGGCACCACGACCGCGACGGTGCTTGCCCAGGCGATCGTTCGGGAGGGCGCCAAGGCGGTCGCGGCGAGCCTCAATCCGCTAGACCTCAAGCGCGGCATCGATCTTGCTGTCGCGGAGGCGGTCAAAGACATCGAAAAGCGCGCCAAGCAGGTGCAATCGTCGGAAGAGGTGGCGCAGGTTGGCACTATTTCGGCCAATGGAGATGCGTCGGTCGGAAGAATCATCGCCACCGCAGTCCGCAAGGTGGGCAACGACGGAGTCATTACCGTCGAGGAAGCCAAAAGCCTCGAGACCGAACTCGATGTCGTCGAGGGCCTGCAATTCGACCGTGGCTACCTGTCTCCCTATTTCGTCACCAATGCCGACAAGCTGCTGGTCGAATTTGAAGAACCCTACATCTTGATCCACGAGAAGAAGCTGACCTCGCTGCAGCCGCTGCTTCCGATCCTCGAATCGGTGGTGCAGACCGGCAAGCCGTTGCTGATCGTCGCCGAAGACGTCGAGGGCGAGGCGCTGGCGACTCTTGTGGTCAACAAGCTGCGCGGCGGCTTGAAGATCGCAGCCGTCAAGGCGCCCGGCTTCGGTGATCGCCGCAAGGCGCAACTCGAGGACATCGCGATCCTCACGGGTGGGCAGACCATCTCGGAGGATCTAGGCATCAAGCTTGAGAAGGTCACGCTCGCGCAGCTCGGTCGGGCAAAGCGGGTCCGGATCGACAAGGAGAACACCACGATCGTCTCCGGCTCCGGCAAGAAGAAGGATATCGACGCCCGCATTGCGCAGATCAAGGCACAGGTCGACGAGACCACGTCCGATTACGATCGCGAGAAGCTGCAGGAGCGGCTGGCTAAGCTCGCCGGCGGCGTCGCTGTGATCAGGGTCGGCGGTGCGACCGAGGTCGAAGTCAAGGAGCGCAAGGACCGCGTCGACGACGCGCTCAACGCCACGCGTGCGGCGATCGCCGAAGGCATCGTGCCGGGTGGCGGCGTCGCGCTGCTGCGTGCCAAGGCTGCGGTCGCGAAGCTGCGCCAGCCCAATGCCGACGTCCAGGCGGGAATTCAGATCGTGCTGAAGGCGCTGGAAGCTCCGGTTCGTCAGATCGCAGAGAATGCCGGCGTCGAGGGCTCGATCATCGTTGGCAAGATCCTTGAAAACCGGTCGCAGACGTTCGGCTTCGATGCCCAGACCGAACAATATGTCGATCTGATCGAGGCCGGAATCGTTGATCCTGCAAAGGTGGTGAGAACTGCTTTGCAAGACGCCGCCTCGATCGCCTCGCTGATCGTGACGACCGAGGCCCTGGTCGCGGAGATCCCGAAGGACAAGCCTGGCTTCGCAACGGCTCCGGGTGGCGCCGAGTTCTGA